The window GGCACAATTAGGTAATTGGCATTTAACAAAGGCTCTGCAGGTTTACTGCTGACTACATAATTACGCACGCCGGATTCATAAGCTTCACTTATAAACTGATGACCGTCCCTCCTGTTGCTAAGTGCAAAAAACAAAGCTTCGGGTGCATTGGCTATCCGGCGGCTATCAGTTAACAGCGTACTAATGGGGACATCATTAACAATAATAACATTAGCACTAATTATTTGCCCTATAGAGCCTGCGGTATAAAGACTGTTAGCCATGTGCGAATTTGCTGATAATTTACGCTAATAAAATAAATTTTAACACTTTTGGTTTGAATGGAAACCGCAAAACCACGTAAAATTACCAACGAGACCGAGGCCCTGGCCAAAGCTGAGCATTTTTGCGCCTACCAGGAACGCTCGCAACAGGAAGTGCGCGATCGCCTTTATGAATGGGGATTATGGCCCGACGCGGTTGAAAACACAATTACCAAATTAATTGCCGGCAACTTTTTAAACGAAGAACGCTTTGCCTATGCATATGCACGGGGCAAGTTTATGCAAAAAGGCTGGGGCCGGGTTAAAATTAAGCAGGGCCTTAAATTCAAAAAAGTATCGGATGTGCTGATAAAAAAGGCCCTGAAGCAAATAGATGCCGACCAATATATAATTACACTGGAACAGCTATTACGAAAAAAAGCCGCCCAAGTGCACGAGAAAGACGAATATAAGCGCCATTACAAACTAAAACAGTATGCCCTGGGCCGCGGATATGAAAATGATCTCATCTCGGACGTTTTGAAATCCAGCGGTTTATAAAAAACTTTAAAATAATTGAATAAATAACTTGCAGAATATTCATTTCTGCCTATATTTGCACTCCACAAACGCAAGGGTAATCAGCGAATGAGATGCCAGCGAATGTGAATACAAAATGCGAAAGTAGCTCAGTTGGTAGAGCACGACCTTGCCAAGGTCGGGGTCGCGAGTTCGAATCTCGTCTTTCGCTCTAAATCCCTTCCGTCAAAACGAAGGGATTTATTTTTGAAAAGGTTTAGACAAACCAACCATGCTCAGATGGTGGAACTGGTAGACACGCAGGACTTAAAATCCTGTTCCCGTTAAAGGAGTGCGGGTTCGATTCCCGCTCTGAGTACAAAAGCCTCGAAATTCGGGGCTTTTGTTATTTAAGCAGGATATGTATACTTATATCCTGCAATCAGAAAAACATGCTTGTGGAGAGGCTTTGCATTTTTGTATATTTAGCTATATTTTCTTTTTAAGATTTAATTTCAAGTTTATATCCCTTGCCGCGCATAACAACAATGCCGATATTGGGATCAGGTTCCAGCTTTTTCCTAAGCTTTGATATAAACATATCCAAACTACGGCCCACAATAACACCTTCATCTTCCCATATCTCTTTTTGCAGGCGGCTTCTCGCTATTGTCTCGTTAGGAGACAATGCGAAAATGCGTAGTAAACGGGTTTCTGTTCCAGTTAACTCTATTGTTTTACCGTTTATCATGAGCTTACGATTGTTGGCATCGAATAATACCGCGCCCAAGGTTAAGACATCAGTATACTGCCCGCCAGGTAAGGACTTCCGCTGTTTAACAGATCTCAAAAAAACAAAACCAACAAATGCTAAAAATGGCAGGCCGCCCAAAAGATACCCACTCTTTACTATATTTATTCCTGTGGGTTTGAATTTAATATTGATGATATAGCATGCCCTGGGTTGTACCCTTCCTCGACAAGCTATAATATTATCTTTTTTATTTTTTGATATAGCATATCCATAAGCTATGTCGGATTTGCCGCAGTTCAAAACATTCACTATATAGTCACGTGCAAGGGGATTTTTGGCCAGCAAACGTTGAGTGGTGTTAACCAGGGAGTCGGGTTGAAAAGTAAGCTCATGCTCAAAGTTTATCTGATATTCATTTTCTGCAATCTTTTTTACCGGGAGCACCCTTGATGTATGGTCGCCTGACTGTAAAAGTAATTCATGTCCGACCATCCGGAGCAAAACTTCTCTTCTGGCGATATCAAAATCGTCACTGCCGGTCATACTTAAAGCGGCGCAGATTACAGATATAAACGAGAGTATGATCAATCCGAAAAGATACTTGCGTTTCCCCCAGAAGAGATTTCGGCTATCAAGCATAATGTCAAGTTTTTATTTACAAAGTTTACATTTTTATTTACAATCCAAATCCCTCAAGCCGAAAAATATCAAAGTAGATTTGCTGAATCAATTTAATAAATCATGAAAAAATTATTTGTATTTGTTCCGGCTATCCTCCTGGTATTATTTCTACTAAATTCTTTTGTACTAAAAGAAAAAGTAGCGGGGAAGAAAACAACAGAAGGGACTAAATCAGGGCTTTTGAACATCGTTTACAGATCTACCGATGGTGGGCAAACATGGCAGAACATTAGTGCAGGACTGCCTAAAAATTTGCAGAGGACAGGCATAGGGAGTGATGTTTTTTTCACAAATGACCATGGGCTTTATGTGCGTGCCGACAATGGGCTTTATCACAGCGAACCAAATTCCACAGCCTCTTTTTGGACAAAAGAGATTTTCCCTGGTAAACAGCGTAATATTGCCCCTGGCAAGAATGGAATCTTTGCCTATGATTTCCGGGGACAATTTTTACAAAAAATGAACGGTAAGAATAATTGGTCGCCCACGTACACAAATTTTCAAGAGCAAGCCATACGTTTAAACGGAACGATAGATTGGATGTACACGCACTATAAAGAGAAACAAGTATCCAGTCTTTTTGAAACCGCCGAAGGCACAGTTTTAATTGGTTCAAACAACGCCATTTACAGATCCACTAACAGTGGAAAGACATGGAAATATGTGCATGTTGGGGGCTGGATAATGAAAATGGCAGAGTCAAACGGTGTACTCCTGGCTCTCAGTTCACGGGGAATATTAAGATCGATTGATGATGGTGAAAACTGGGAACGTGTGATTAGTGAAGGGGATGCTGGTATCGCTGTGGAACGTATTGATGGAGGATTTGCTGCTATAGCCTACAACACCATCACCAAAACCAACACCGTACAAATTTCAAAGGATTATGGAAAAACCTGGAATGTAATAGATGAAGGACTTCAGCCTTCCTGGAATAGTTCATTGTTTATAAAAATCGGGCTTCAATCCCCATCATTTGTTTCATCAATTAAACAAGTGAGTAAATATTTAATATGTAGTCGCTCAGATGGTATATTCCGGTCATCTGACATGGGCAAGACATGGGAAAAACTGTTATTTCCTCCTATGGAAAATAAGGGTTTTATTTTATCTGTTTCAGGCAATGTAATTTATGCTATGCCAAATAAAGGCTGTTGAAAATTCCAAACCCACAAAAACTTTGGACTTTTTGAAGTTCTTAAAAAATACTACTGATAAAATGCTCCTGTGTATGCTTTGTTGTTGATGTCGGTTTTCGCACTTCAAGTAAAGGACAAAACAGACCTCTCAAAAGAAATATCAGGTCTGAACCAAAGACGTAACACTTCAGCTTTAGATGTGCATATCGTTATAATGGAAAACCCATCAATCTTAATTATCCAACAAAAAAGCACCAATAATTTATAGATGGTGCTTTTTTGTTAGATAATTACCTTAAGGCCCGTGCTGTATTTCGAATCTTGAATAATTGTGCGTTTATTTAGAAGTAAATACCTTAATATAGCTGACATACATGGTGCCTACCTGGATGTTTGCCGGTACAAAATTATTATAAAACATCCCGCCTACAGGCAAGCTTAAACCAAGAGATTGCTGTTTGTTAAAAAGTTGGGGCACATCACCGGTTTTTGTTTCAACCAATCTGCCATCAATGTAGTATTTAAGCGAGGCCTGGCTCCATTCGGTCATAAAAACATGATAGCAGCTCGAAAGATCTGAGTTAACGGGATTGTATTGCATACCGCCAACTACTGTATTTTGTGAGGGCTGGGTGCCATAAAAATAATTGGTAGAATACTCCCTGGTATCATTTCCCCCAACCTGGAAGAAATTAATTTGTCCATTTGTTGGCCAGTTTGTACCGAAACTATTGAACACTGATGTAAGCCCATAACCCGAAGCCATTTTAACCCTCGCAACTATCATTAGTTTTGGCGTAGCCGTGCTTGCAGAAAACACTTGATTACTGGTTATTGAAGCTGATGTATAGTTAAAGGTTTGCTGCGCAGTACTACCTACCGTTACAGGGCCTGTTACGGTTTCTTTTTTTGCCGATATCTGCAATTCGCCGTTTACAATTTTTGCGTTAGCAGGCTCGTTGCACATTACTTCGTTTGTCACACCGCCGGTAAGCGCATACCAGTTAGACAGATCGCCGCTGAAATGATCGTCGAATGCCTTTGTCCAGCCATGGTTGGTAAGTGTAGTATCGCTAAAATTGTAATCGCAGGTGGTAGTAGCAGTTACGGGGTTTGTTGGTGTAACCGCTGTGCCGCCGGATTGGGCACCCCCTGTTGGTGTTTGATCTGATGGTACGTCAATAACATCCTTTGTTTTTTTGCAGCTGTTGAACGATACCAGCAAGCACCCGGAAATAAAAATGGCAAGAATAGATGATGTTTTCATAGTAGTATAGATTAAAGTTTAACTAATAAATTACATTCAGATAATATCAATTCGACAACGGGAACAACACTTGCTGTTTGGAAATGTTTTTAACCAATAGTTTTTAATATTATTATTTAAGATTATTTATCCATCAAAACGTGAGCCATAAGCTACTATGTTTGAATCATTTAATTAGAAATTTATTTTTCAATGAATCAAAATAGTTGTTTATGTAAATTTTATTGCCTATTAAGAATTTTTTTGTGTGTTTTTGTAGTCACACCCACCACACTATGCTACACTACAGCTAATTATAAATTTATACGCAAACTTTTTTCTGTATAGGTTTGTTTTAATTCAACACATCAGCCAATTATGGAACTTTTTAACGCGAAATCTATTTTAAGGGAAAAACGCTGGGTATGGATCGATAGTGACAAGGGAATTAGTATCATACTAGTCGGCTTTGGGCATTGTTTAGCTATTTTACAAAACCATGGATTAGCATTAAATTCCTATCCCGCCATTACGTATCTCAGTATTTTTTTATATGGCTTCAGGATGCCATTGTTCTTTATCGTATCAGGTATATTCATTTCAGGCGGTTTAAAAAAGAAAGGGCTCAAGGGGTACTCCATCTATCGTGCAGATACCATATTTTACCCTTTACTTATCTGGGGCTTTATCGAGATTAGTTTTTCGTTACTTACATCCCGTTTCACGCATAATGGCACCACTGCTTTTAGTTACCTTAATTTGCTTATCGATGCGCGAAAAACAGGGCATTTTTGGTATTTAAACGCTTTGTTTTTTATTAGCGTGATATATGCTACAATAAGGACAAAACTTAATATAAGCCTCATAAAACAGTTTCTATTAGGTTTAGTGCTTTACGCTATTTCGGCTTATATCCACATTAATGATTTAAATGCTGGTTCGTTAACCGATATTTTTGAATATTATTTATTTTTCTCTATCGGAGATCTGATCTCCAATACGGTACTAAACCCCGAATATGCCAGGCGTTTTGCATCATTTAAAATATTCTTTCCATTGCTGGCCATATTTTTAATGTTACAATACCGGTTTGCATCATACAATATGCACGGTGGCCCCGATGGGATAAACTATGTTGAACACAAAATGCCTTTATTCTTTTTATTAGAGGCCTTGGTAGGCTGTACTATTTCGGTCAACTTTTCTTTTTTGCTTCAAAAGTACAATGCGCTTAAATTTTTACGGGTAATAGGTTTTCACTCGCTATACATTTATTGCATGCAAATTATTATAATGACCATGGCGCGTGTAATATTGGTTAACATTTTAAAAATAAGCAATGTACCCTTTTTGGTTATGGCTATATGGACAAGCGGCATAGCTATCCCCATTATTATTTATAATTTGTGTATGCAGCTTAAAATGTGGTGGCTTTTTACTTTCAAACGGCCTAAAGCAAAGGCGATTGTTGCAACAAGCACACCCGATGTAACTTATGCACCGCTTTTAAATACACCTGCAACTAATTAATTGACAGGAACGACTTATATTGAAGGATGTTAGTATTCCGGTTAGCGTATTGCATCACTTATTAACACCCTGGGTAAAATTGTAAAATCAATTTTTGCATTCCAGTTGTTATCGTTCCAGCCTATTACAGGGTCGCAATTGCCGCTATTCCAGGCAGGGTTTAATTCACCTTTAGCGTTGGTCCAGTTAACTTCGTTCCCATGCACTACAATCATAGCACACGCGCTAATGCTGGTATATTGGTTCCATACAGATATACCAACATTGGTAAAAGTTGCCCGCTTAGCATATATTTTATTATTTAAAATCTGCATATCGGTACCGCCGGCCACACCAATACCATACTGCCCCGGGTTAACCAGCAAATTATTTTCCACTAATTGATGACTGCCGCCCGCATCGCCAAGGGCAATACCCCCACCGGTTTTGCTTGGCCCCCCCCCTCTTATACGGTTATTTTTAACAGTAATGGGACTTGCAGCTGTACCATTACTGCTGTATAAACTTATGGCGTCTTCGGCATAGCTTTCCCCTATTATGTTCTCGCACGCATTATTGGCTATTATACACCCGGGACCATTCACATTATTAAATTGAACAAATTGCCCCCGGGGTAAAGGGCCAAGCATATTTAAAAATTGGTTATTTTCTATAGCTATACCGCCACCATTAGTTTGCTGAACATAAACCCCGGTGCTTACTTTGGTGATATAGTTATGATCAATAATTATGTTCTTACACCGATAAAGATAGATTCCTACAGCCTTTGAATTCAATAGCTTATTACCGGTTATGCGAATGTTACTACAGTTTTTTAGAGTTATGGGAGGGACATTGCCCCCTGTTATTAGCAAACCCCTGATAGTTTTATTATGCACATCAGATAAGGAAATCGCATTTGAAGCGTGGTAATTGTCAATTGCGTTCCTCTTATATATTGTGGTAATTACGCCCTTTCTGCCCTCAGGCTCATTGATATTTTTCGCATTGAGAAGTGTAATTGATAAAATGAGAATGGCGACGATGGATAGTAATATGGTTGACAGATTAATCATATCCGGTTTCATAACTATATAATCAACCCCATACTCTTGAGT of the Mucilaginibacter boryungensis genome contains:
- a CDS encoding regulatory protein RecX, coding for METAKPRKITNETEALAKAEHFCAYQERSQQEVRDRLYEWGLWPDAVENTITKLIAGNFLNEERFAYAYARGKFMQKGWGRVKIKQGLKFKKVSDVLIKKALKQIDADQYIITLEQLLRKKAAQVHEKDEYKRHYKLKQYALGRGYENDLISDVLKSSGL
- a CDS encoding winged helix-turn-helix domain-containing protein, translating into MLDSRNLFWGKRKYLFGLIILSFISVICAALSMTGSDDFDIARREVLLRMVGHELLLQSGDHTSRVLPVKKIAENEYQINFEHELTFQPDSLVNTTQRLLAKNPLARDYIVNVLNCGKSDIAYGYAISKNKKDNIIACRGRVQPRACYIINIKFKPTGINIVKSGYLLGGLPFLAFVGFVFLRSVKQRKSLPGGQYTDVLTLGAVLFDANNRKLMINGKTIELTGTETRLLRIFALSPNETIARSRLQKEIWEDEGVIVGRSLDMFISKLRKKLEPDPNIGIVVMRGKGYKLEIKS
- a CDS encoding WD40/YVTN/BNR-like repeat-containing protein, which gives rise to MKKLFVFVPAILLVLFLLNSFVLKEKVAGKKTTEGTKSGLLNIVYRSTDGGQTWQNISAGLPKNLQRTGIGSDVFFTNDHGLYVRADNGLYHSEPNSTASFWTKEIFPGKQRNIAPGKNGIFAYDFRGQFLQKMNGKNNWSPTYTNFQEQAIRLNGTIDWMYTHYKEKQVSSLFETAEGTVLIGSNNAIYRSTNSGKTWKYVHVGGWIMKMAESNGVLLALSSRGILRSIDDGENWERVISEGDAGIAVERIDGGFAAIAYNTITKTNTVQISKDYGKTWNVIDEGLQPSWNSSLFIKIGLQSPSFVSSIKQVSKYLICSRSDGIFRSSDMGKTWEKLLFPPMENKGFILSVSGNVIYAMPNKGC
- a CDS encoding glycoside hydrolase family 16 protein: MKTSSILAIFISGCLLVSFNSCKKTKDVIDVPSDQTPTGGAQSGGTAVTPTNPVTATTTCDYNFSDTTLTNHGWTKAFDDHFSGDLSNWYALTGGVTNEVMCNEPANAKIVNGELQISAKKETVTGPVTVGSTAQQTFNYTSASITSNQVFSASTATPKLMIVARVKMASGYGLTSVFNSFGTNWPTNGQINFFQVGGNDTREYSTNYFYGTQPSQNTVVGGMQYNPVNSDLSSCYHVFMTEWSQASLKYYIDGRLVETKTGDVPQLFNKQQSLGLSLPVGGMFYNNFVPANIQVGTMYVSYIKVFTSK
- a CDS encoding acyltransferase family protein, translating into MELFNAKSILREKRWVWIDSDKGISIILVGFGHCLAILQNHGLALNSYPAITYLSIFLYGFRMPLFFIVSGIFISGGLKKKGLKGYSIYRADTIFYPLLIWGFIEISFSLLTSRFTHNGTTAFSYLNLLIDARKTGHFWYLNALFFISVIYATIRTKLNISLIKQFLLGLVLYAISAYIHINDLNAGSLTDIFEYYLFFSIGDLISNTVLNPEYARRFASFKIFFPLLAIFLMLQYRFASYNMHGGPDGINYVEHKMPLFFLLEALVGCTISVNFSFLLQKYNALKFLRVIGFHSLYIYCMQIIIMTMARVILVNILKISNVPFLVMAIWTSGIAIPIIIYNLCMQLKMWWLFTFKRPKAKAIVATSTPDVTYAPLLNTPATN
- a CDS encoding right-handed parallel beta-helix repeat-containing protein, which encodes MGIVNYRLYNSMNKENYTQEYGVDYIVMKPDMINLSTILLSIVAILILSITLLNAKNINEPEGRKGVITTIYKRNAIDNYHASNAISLSDVHNKTIRGLLITGGNVPPITLKNCSNIRITGNKLLNSKAVGIYLYRCKNIIIDHNYITKVSTGVYVQQTNGGGIAIENNQFLNMLGPLPRGQFVQFNNVNGPGCIIANNACENIIGESYAEDAISLYSSNGTAASPITVKNNRIRGGGPSKTGGGIALGDAGGSHQLVENNLLVNPGQYGIGVAGGTDMQILNNKIYAKRATFTNVGISVWNQYTSISACAMIVVHGNEVNWTNAKGELNPAWNSGNCDPVIGWNDNNWNAKIDFTILPRVLISDAIR